The Desulfallas thermosapovorans DSM 6562 region TTCCCTGTATCCGGTGTGGAGATCAACCCGCTAATTCCACCGCTGGTGGCCTTTATTGTTTCCTCCATCACAGCCTCCGCCGGGGTGTCCGGTGCCTTTTTGCTGCTGCCCTTTCAGGTAAGCGTGCTGCATTATACCAGCCCTTCGGTCAGCCCCACCAACTTGATTTACAATATTGTGGCTATTCCCGGCGGCCTGTACCGGTATATTAAAGAAGGGCGCATGGCCTGGCCATTGACCTGGGTGGTGTCCCTGGGTACCCTGCCGGGGGTTTTCCTGGGTTCCTGGGTGAGAATAGAGTATTTACCGGACCCTCGCTCTTTTAAGCTATTTATGGGCGGCGTATTGCTCTACCTGGGCATAAAAATCATCACCGAGTTTACCGGCGGCTCAAAAAAACAAAAGGCGCAAAATAAAGCGTTGGAGCAAAAGTTCAAGGAGCGGGTGGCTAAAATAAAGGCGGAAAGTAACCAAAAAATAGCCGCCGGGCTACCGGCCGACGCGGTGGTAAAAACCAAAAGTTTTTCCCTGACCAGAATAGAATACGAATTTTGGGGTGAAACCTATTCCTTCAGCACGATGACAATTTTTACCCTGGCGCTGGTGGTGGGATTAATCGGCGGTATTTATGGCATTGGCGGTGGGGCCATCATTGCCCCCTTTTGTGTTTCTATTTTAGGGCT contains the following coding sequences:
- a CDS encoding sulfite exporter TauE/SafE family protein, with translation MFFPVSGVEINPLIPPLVAFIVSSITASAGVSGAFLLLPFQVSVLHYTSPSVSPTNLIYNIVAIPGGLYRYIKEGRMAWPLTWVVSLGTLPGVFLGSWVRIEYLPDPRSFKLFMGGVLLYLGIKIITEFTGGSKKQKAQNKALEQKFKERVAKIKAESNQKIAAGLPADAVVKTKSFSLTRIEYEFWGETYSFSTMTIFTLALVVGLIGGIYGIGGGAIIAPFCVSILGLPVYTVAGAALAGTFLTSIAGVAFYSLLAMTAVGAATNVSPDWALGALFGIGGLMGTYCGAYVQKFLKENIVKVIMAALILFLALQYIIQFFL